The window AGAACCAAAACTCATATTTCTAAGAATGTTCTTCGTGTAATTGCTCTAGTTGACGTGCTTTTTTGAAGAAGCTTAAGTGAATTCAATAAAATCAGACTAAGCACAAGACATGTTTAGTCTATACAAAAGATACAAGTTAAAATCACCATACAAGACATGTTTAGTCTATACAAAAGATACAAGTTAAAATCACCATACAAGACATGctctttttcattttgggtCAAATATTTCATTGGGCCTTTCTCTCTTGTTTAGGCCTAACCTCACATCTTTGAACCCTATCTCATGGGAACTACTATTCCCAGTATCACAATTGCTATTTAAACTACCAGCGTATTTAAACTAACACGTAACTCAATTTCAAAcactaaatttatatatatatatatatatatatatatatatatatatatatatatatatatatatatatatttcatctttaaaatttaaatatgctcTTAATATATAACTAATACATCGtcttatgtttttaataatatattatattatttgaacTATTATAACAAGTTGTAACTGTATACCAAAATGCTAAtttcaaacatatattttatcttgaaaattaaaataaactcttCTAACGTGCATATAAAAATTGCaccagaaaaaataaataaaacgtgcatataaaatataatcgtATTAACGGAATGATTTAACttaacatttttatcttttctccTTCCGATCCGATTCTCTTAATTGGGTTACAAATTGAAGGCCCAACGATGATGGATTGATGGGAGGGAGCCCTTCATTGAGTCTCCGAGGAACCCTAGACTCCAAATTGGTAAATCTCTCTTTGCAAAATCTCCGAGGAACCCAACGGCATTGCTAAATTTCTTTGCTGGAATTTAAGGGCAGGGTTGCTGGTGATGCATTTCTTAGTGGGGTTATCTTTAGCTTAGCTTCTGACCAAAGTCTTTTCCAGGTAATTCAGAATTTTTTACACGCTCTGTTTGTTGATTAGATTCTACTGTCCTTACACTGCATTATCGATCAATCATTAAGTTGATCTGTTTTGGGACCTAAACCCTAACAGGGCTAGCATCACTGACAACAACAATCATGGGTTACTTCGACCTCAACATCCCCTACCCTGATCCTTCCCCTGCCAACAAGCCCACTGAGCAAGGTAACCGTACGAGGCTGGCAGTGAAGGCCATGGAGTTTGGCTACACCGGAATCGCTTACAACCGCACGATCAAGGGCGTCATGTCCGATCACCACCGTTGCTCCATCTCTCCCCTCACCCTCTCCtctctcctcaacgtccttccctctctctccctctccgcCAACCTCCACCGCCACCTACTCCATGTCCCACTCTCCACCCCCTTCCGTCAGTACACTCGTCTCACCGTCTGCGTCGATAGTGCTTCCCAGGCTCAAGCCCTCAATTCGGGTAACCCTATTTTGAAAACCTATGATCTGGTCGCTGTTAAGCCTTTGAATCAGATCGCGTTTGATCTTGCATGTGAGAGAATGGAGGTTTGTTGGTTAAATCTCATCTACACTGTTGATTACTGGAAGTGGCTTTTTTGAACTCTGATTATTATGTTGAAATAATTGCAGGTGGATATTATCTCTATTGATTTCTCAGCTAAGTTGCCCTTTAGATTGAAGCAACCTATGGTTAAAGCTGCTACTCAGGTTTGTTCTTGACTCTCCTTGCCTTTTAATTTCGTAAAACTGAAAAAAGAAGGTGAAAAATTAACATGTGGCTTGTTGATATGCAGCGTGGGGTTTGTTTTGAAGTCACGTACTCTGGTTTATTTGCTGATATTCAAATAAGGAGACAGCTAATTTCCAGTGCCAAGGTGATTTCTGCTTCCCTATATACTTGAGTTGAGTGAATTCACTGCAAGTGTAGATGTTTcgattgtttcttttatttctcgTAATTGAAGTTTTTCATATTGTTTCCGAGCTATGCATGTATGGCTTTTGAATAAATTTCATGGTGTCTGTTTAGTAGAGTTACTTCTCGCTCAACCATGCAgatgttatttaaattaaaggatTTGAACTAGAGGTTTGATATTTTGTCCTTTGCTAGACTCATCAACCTATGCACACTGCAATAGGGGTATATCATATGGTAGGATCACATTGTAAAACTgtagatgaaataaaaatgtCAGGTTCCAACTGTTAGGGACTGAGGAGTATTATTTACCAAATCCAGACCATAGCTCCTTAGTTTAGAGATTGCAAAGCACCTCTGCTCAGCTTATGACATATCCCTTTCTTTCTTGTAACTAATATGAGTGTGACATCTCACTGTCCTTTTTTTGAACATTTCTATTCCTACCCATTATAGTATACGCTTGCCAAGTATTAGGCTCATGATTGAGTTGTACCACCCCAATGTCCTGTTGCTTCAATCATGCCTTTAAACTCCTTGACCCTAACATACACACAATTGTTGTACCATAAGTATTAGTTTTGAATTAAGGTGAGTTGCTGATGTGTTTTGCAGCAATAGGTTGTTATAGTTTTGAGGGATGACAATACAAATTAAGGAaggttttatgttttgaattgaatttttgtACTTCACAGAGTTCTTGTTTTTGATGGAGGTATGTTTGGGATGCACCTTCTGTATTTATAAGCAGGGACTCAAAATAGTCTGATTAACAGCTTTAAGCACAAGCATGATCTATATAAGCTTGTGTTAGGCTCTGGATGTGATTGAATAATTTGAATCAGCATATACTTAACAACTTTAGTTGATTGTGACATTGTGTTAAGCTAAAAGCCAGTGTGAACATGGTAGGTAAAGAGATTCCTTGTGGACTGGAAGGAACTAATTAGTTTCTGTAGTCACTAGTCAAGTTtggttatataatatataaaaaaactgtaATTACAAGACTTTGacacaaaaaaattgttttgattcACATTGCCTTTTATCTTACTATTCTCATTACTCCATTTCTGGATTCTGCTTTCGTATTAGAGTAGGATCTTATGAACCCCATGCTTATATCATTAGATCCTGTTACAATTGTAGGTAAGATCTATGATTTTTACAACCTTTATATGAttacaataacaatattaaGACATGTACAAACTTACACAATGGTTAAACATGTAGTTGTTGATGGATTGGACTCGGGGACAAAACATTGTATTTTCTAGTGCTGCTCCTACGGTGAATGAGCTTAGAGGGCCCTGTGATGTTGCAAACTTGTTGTCATTGTTTGGGCTTTCCAAGGAGCGAGCTAATGCGGCTATTTCTAAAAACTGTAGGTATGGATTATTGCTAAAATCCTTTATTGCATTTGGTTCTATAGGCGGGCAATGTTTAGATGTCCTGAATATCATTCTGAATGGTTTGCAGGATTCTTTTAGCTAATTCTTTAAGGAAAAAGCGATTTTACAAAGAGACAATAAGAGTAGAAGTTTTATCATCAGATGCAGCATCTCATTCTAAGGAAGACCGGTATCAAGAGTTACTAAAGTGGGACCCTATCTCCAGTGGTGAAGGTGATATCCTGTTGGATGATATGCAAAAATCTTCTCTAGTCTCCTGTAAAGCATCAAAACCTGCAAAAGCCATTGACTTTGCTTCCGTGGTCAAAAGCCTTCCATCTCATGGTTTTGAAATCAAGGATATCTTACCTGCAAATAATGCTTTCCCTGTCTGTGgagacaataaaataaatttcccgCCAGTTGCCGAAAAACTAAGTCAGTCAACACATGTACCTAACAATTTAACTGAGAAGTCCAACATACTTGTTTGTCCTGAGCAAGATGAAAACTCCGTACCAGATGCTATAACAAGAGGTCAAATTTTGAGGTGTGACAACATTTTTGAGAATAATATATGTAGTGGAACAACTGATGCTGTCAAtttgaaggagacaaacaccCCGGCAGCCATTGACTCTATTTCAGTGGCTGAGGGCCTTCCGTCCCCTGGTTTTCATGATAAATGTAATAATGAGAAAAGTTCTGATGTTAATTTAAATGAACAAATTGGGAGGATTTGTGAAGCTTTGCCAAATGAAGATTTAAAAATTGCAGAGCAACCAGTCTTGGAGTTAAACACATCAATTTCTGATACTTCGATGGAGGACAAACGGGAAACTGATGCACTTGAACTTGATGAGATGAAAATGGAAGATGATTCCACTGCTGCAAAACATTTATTGCCAGATGTTATAATGAAAGATAAAAGGCTTAGTGAAGTGAGCACTGATTCTGATCAGTTTGCCTCAGGTACCCCACTCATTGACTAATACCTTTATTTGGTTATTGAAATCTGTAATTTTTTGCCCTTTGATTCACTTGCATGTtaccattttaaattttgtgatgCAAGTGGCAAGTATAATGAAGTATATTTCCATTATCTCTAGGTGGATTGAGAGTGAAGCGAAGGACGCCTCAGGGACTACCTTTATTCCCCTTCAGGCGATTGCTGAATCCAACGCCTTTTAAGAAGAAAGGTAAAACAAGCAAGAGCAGAACTAagctaaagtaattttttttcggGATTATCATTGTTACATGGCTTATATGTGAGCTAATTCTTTGTAACGTCTATTAATACTAGCATATAATGttagtaaaattttataattttatatatcttgTTATGTAATAtggaaaattatatttgattgtGATATGTTTATATCACAATTCAGTAAGAAATTCTAAATTAGTGTCATAATTGCTTTAACTATGAGTATAGTTTTTGAAACGTTGCTTTAAATGGAGGTTAGAGTCTTAAAATCTCTTCATCTGATTGACAATATGTTTTGACACGTGTTTGAATGTGGgggagaaaataatataaagaaaaataaagagaagagaaaaaaaagttaaaatatgtttttggtttccgataaactaataaatttattttgggttcttaataaattttttctttatattaaaatcttaataaaataataattttatttttttatctttgatatttttttagttcctttaaAAAGGGActaatacaaattttattaggaatctaaaataaaatttattaatttatcaaggattaaaagaaaacatcaaaaataaaattattattttatagagatttaatgtaaaattgttttttattaaagaaaaacacaaatttaaatatttgatagagATTAAAAACATACTTTGATCAAAATAATTGTCTAAACTTGAGCAACTAAAAACATTATGTTATGCCAACTCAATGTTTTTATGCGTGGATAATGATCTTTTGCTATCGTGGATGACAGTCATAAGTTAtaggagaaaaataataagagattaaaaatgGAATTGAATAATTTATCGGGAACTAAGATTAGTCAAACTATTTTACAGGgaagaaatacaaaaattacaaaaaatttagggactaaaaatgtaACCAATCctttataatttgtataattaataaaggttaaatatatctttatattattcatatttttaatcctattccttaaatataaaaaatataatgcatatatataatcatatatatttttaaattaattagtataaaattatataaaattaattttgtatgttattattataattgtgattaagattaattagtgtaaaatcatgtaaaattaattatatttgttatttttttaatatttaaagtaataactaatataaaattgtgTGTGAAATTAATTGtgtgtttattgttattattatttagtaaaaaaaaccaGCTTTAATTTTATGcgtaaaaattgtattttttaaaaattattatttattaaaagttagacatttaaataattataaaggaaaaaaaaattgcagcCTCCAATTTCTGGATTCGTCACTGCTTTAATCTGATTTAGTTGTAATACCATATCTGAAACACCCATTTTCTTTGAACAGTGTTAGTGTTGCATCAACATTGCATTTACAACCACCATAAATAGGTTTCTCCCACTGAGTAAGATGTTGGCTGCATGCATCAACATTGCACCTAGAAAAACAAACTTGCTGCTAGTTAGAAACTGATTCTTTAACCAGTTGAATAGATGACATGGGTGGTTTGGTAACATTATCCCACATTTTTTCATTCTGCCTACGCCAAATACACACAAAAGTTGTAGAAATATCAGAGACAACTGAGaattagataaattttttagtatattGAACATCACATTATAAAATTTCCTTCTGTTGTTTGAACGAAGGGACAAGTAATATGCCATAGTCCCAGCTTCATGCCAAACTTGAACAACAATCTCAACcaataaaaacatgttaatCATTTCTCGAGAAGTTtgtttaaagaaagaaaacatggTTCTTAACATACTATAAAAATAGAACTTAACTTTtgtattttgtagtgattttacCAAATTTGAGCAAAATCATCTcctataatttcttaaaaagagTTCAATATAcatttcattaaatttatattttactaattttataatatatatttaaaatatctacttatttctttctttccaaaCAAACACTTACTCATATACATCAATATTGGtcgaatattttttcaaaaagaaaattggtCTTTATATACAATCCCACCCCTAAACCCATTAATTATGTGAATACAAAATCTACTAACTAACCACCCTAtttaggtgattttttttaactaagttAATTTCATTTATGAAGAAAGTGATTGACTAGGTTGAGCTGGCCCAAACACAAATTTTGTGTGTGCCTCTTTTTCACTTTTACCTATCCAAGGCCTAATTCCCAATCAAAACCCCAACTCCACCAGTAACAAAAGCTGAGTCAACGAGGGTAAACTCGTCATTTCATCCCCAAAACCCAGGCTCCAACAACACTCTTTGCATGGAGCGCAAAAggcaaattagaaaaataaaaaataaaaccaaattccccagtttttgttaaaagagaaaaaaaaaatttaatttttcatttcatttcacaCTCACTCGCTTACTCACTTCATTCCATTTCTCTCCGAAAACCCTCTTTCTCTCACGCTCGTTGTTGTTTCGATCGGTTTCGTGTAATGATGTACTTAGATTTTGCGTTTGTGTTATTCTGCATTTCCGTTTTCATGCAAACGCATTTTCAGTACTGATTCtgtggcttgctcctttttttttttttttttttaacgtagGTTCTTTGCATTTTCTAGGGTTTTGCGGTGAGCTAAGTGAGACGCTCGAATTGAACAGCTTTTGTTTCGCTCCTGAGGTAAGAATCAGGTCGAAGAAGAAgagtcatgttttttttttttccttttcattctcgcttttttgttttttgagttTGTTTTTGCTGTGATCGTAGTTGGGTTTTAGTTTGACTTGCTCTGTTTCTTAGAATGTACTCGTTTTTAGGGAAAATGTTCATGCCATTGTTCGTTTTatttctctctgtctctctccttttattattttatttttttattggttttggttttgttgaACATGTCACCAAccactttttcttaaaaaaagttttgaattcagtttttttttttttttgtggtgaaACAGGATTTGAAAATGTAGCTTTGGATGAAGTAGTGAgagcattttattttttacccgTTTTAAGAGCTTGCATGATTTTGGTTGGGGCATTGTTAGAGTTTGTGTGTAAAGCCATTTAATGCCATAGTTTGAAAAGGTAGCTTTGGATGAAGTAGtgagcgtttttttttttttttgcccgcTTAAGGAGTTGGTTTGGGTGATTATAAGCTTGCATAACTTTGGATGGGGTATTGGTAGAGTTTATGCGTGTAAAGCCATTTAATGCCATAACTAAGGAGTAAATTTTTTAGAGTATAATAATGATTACAATTACTAATGTAGTTGTGGTTGCAACTTGTGAGTAATTAACCATTTCAGCGTGATTTCTCTGTTTTTCAAATGCCTTGATCGGGAATTGGTTGAGGATTGACTTTGACATAATTGGTTGTTTGTGTGGGGAGTGCTTTTAAGGCAATAGTACTTTCTAGCAAGAATGGAAGCATCACCTCTTTGATTGGGTGcttgataagttttttttttttgatcagccaaaataagtatatatatattagcaaaGTACCAGAGGTGCTTGATAAGTTGATTTTTGAAAGTTCTAATTGTGCTAAACATTTGTGATATCTAGTAATCCCTTCAGACATTCATGGTGGTCAGTTGGTATTGGACATATCAGATGTATTCATTCTACGGACTTGTTTTATTTGCTTGATTTTGTGAAAGTGTCTGTAAAGGGAAAAGGTGCTATAATGTTTCCCTAAAGTTACACTGCGTTACCTTTGTAGTATTTTTCTGTTTCATTGATTGTTTAATTACTTTTCCTCTGTAATTCTGTTGAAGTTTTGTTAGGTTTACAAGTAATGACTGTAACTTTGAGTTATCATTCAGCAGGCACTATAATTGATCACGAAAGTAATGGAGGATAATCCCCCTTCAAGTGTTTTAGATGGGACCGTTGTTGGGATCAAATTTGGTATGGCTACACGTCAGGAAATTGTAAGCACAaaatacattcatttttttagttaaattgtATGACTAAAGGCTGATCCACCAAGCAGTTGAAGTCTTTGCAATATTCAGTTAGCAtctgttttattaattaactcaAATGAGATAACCTTGTATCAAGTTTGGACGATGCTGTTATGATCAGTCATTAGTGGCAGTGCCAAGGATGAAGGATGGCCTGCTTGGATCTTAGGAAATACAtgctagaattttttttgtagCGTTTTCTGATGACCTTATTTGgactattatttttgtttgtgacTTTTCTCAAAAAGTTGAAATTTATGCATGTTGTTTCAGACGTATggtctgtttttattttatttttattgattgaatatttgaaattaacttatacacacacacatatgtatATATCATGACTGTTTACTGGtcatagttttattttatttttctcaattctGATCTTGTTGCGTGTGCATGTCTGGTTTTGATTAAATTTAGTGGACCATCACTTTTTTCTAATCAAAAGTTCTCTTTGTTagaattaattacattttttgaaTATAAATTGATGTTATGGCCTATTCAATATTTGAATAGTTTTGATCAATTTGGTAATTTTCTGCTTTCATCTTGATAGTGTACAGCATCCATTAGTGAGTCTTCAATTAGTCATGCTAGTCAGCTGTCAAATCCATTCCTTGGGCTGCCCCTTGAATTTGGCAGATGTGAATCTTGTGGTACCTCTGAAGTTGGAAAATGCGAAGGTTTGTTATTTGCTCCTTTTCTGTACTTTCTTTTAAATGGTAAAAAGAGATATATTTCAAATGAAGTAATTTGATATTACTTTTCAGGTCATTTTGGATATGTGGAACTACCGGTTCCTATATACCATCCGAGCCATATCAGTGAATTGAAACGGATGCTGAGCGTGGTCTGCTTAAATTGCTTAAAAATGAGGAAAACCAAGGTATTGACAAATGGAATATTGTCATGTCATACACAGAAGAGATTATCAATTTAGAAAAACAGTTCAAACTAATATAGAGTATTGGCAGACAAGTGATATGCAGAATGtgtgaaacaaaaaagaagtttGACTTCTTTAAAGAAGGCCGCACAAGGGTGATTGGGGAAACAAAAATGTTATAATTGAGTTTATATGTACAAGGAGTGCTTGTAGATGcacctttaaaataaatatgggtAAAGATGCCTGCTATTGTGTAGAATAGAGatctcttaattaattaagatccACTAGgaaacatttaaattaattaaattataacaattttgttgttcatgaccttttttttaagaaaaagaattctTGACCTCATATTTTGAAGATAAGGGCTCCTGAATGAGAGTTGTTAAttgtcttaatatttttttagtaatccTGGCATCATACATTTTAGTTAGATTTAATTCAAGGATAAAAGCTTCATCTAATGCCATTATATGTGCTTGATCTTACTGGCTCACAACCTTTCAGTTTCCAGCTTCAAGCAGTGGCTTAGCACAAAGATTAATATCTCCATGTTGCCAGGTTAGTATGATTAAATTGCATAATATCCTTTCTCAATATGCATACAGACTTACATTCTTGAAATAGTTCCTGCCTCCTAgtattgtttataatttattctaCCATTTATACATGCTATGTTAAGAATATAAGACATTCTAAtttatatgcatgtgtatgtatGCATTTTATTCTAGGTAGAATCTTATGATCTATGTTATGGTCTCACATTTTGCTTGTATAACCCCCCGTCCTGATCCTACTGTTTAAGATCTTATCTTcactatctttattttttaccaCAATACACCTTTTGGCTCAAGATTGTCCATCTACTTTATTTCCGCCCCTCCCCCTCTTCCCCGGTTTATTTCATGGTTTACTTAGCTGTGCATTATCCTCTGTTTAGGTTTGTATGATTTTGTCTTGGTTCATAATTAATGCTTCAGTTTCTTTATCAGAGTTGGCTAAATTTTGTTTGCTATTGATGCTAATTTGTTATATATGGGAatctgctatttttttttttgtaaaattccaTTTCCAAGGTTCATGGtatttatttcttccttttaggATGTTAATGCTGCTCTAGTTTCTATTCGGGAAGTTAAAACAAGTGACGGGGCTTGTTATTTGGCGCTGAAAGTATCCAAATCCAAGATTCATGATGGTTTTTGGAGTTTCTTAGAAAAATATGGCTATCGCTATGAGGGTGATGAAACTCGAGCCTTGCTTCCTTGTGAGGTTTAGTTTCTACTAACCCATCTTCTTACTTTACTTCTCAACTGGCTGTTGCTTTTACTTGTTTGCATACAGGTTGCccgatttattaaattttttcaattcTCCTTTTTTATGTACTTCCTTCATTTTATTAGGCCTCTttatgtttctctctctctctttctctcttaaatatatatatatccctaTTATTCTTTTGTCCTTGACATTACCTTTCTTTGATTTTAAAGGATATTCCATATGGAATGATCTGTATCAGTTATATATATACAACGAATGATCTCTCTCGTGGTTTAATTACCCATTCCatgttgtttatatttttatcttgacAATTCTATTTATTTGCTTCGTTACACCACAAGAATTGGCATTTGCATTTTCTAAATGATTGAAATCTTGACTCCTGAAATGTTTTTGATTGGCTGTTACGATGGTCCGTAATTGAGAGTTTCAGGCAAATT of the Glycine max cultivar Williams 82 chromosome 13, Glycine_max_v4.0, whole genome shotgun sequence genome contains:
- the LOC100776746 gene encoding protein GAMETOPHYTE DEFECTIVE 1, which encodes MGYFDLNIPYPDPSPANKPTEQGNRTRLAVKAMEFGYTGIAYNRTIKGVMSDHHRCSISPLTLSSLLNVLPSLSLSANLHRHLLHVPLSTPFRQYTRLTVCVDSASQAQALNSGNPILKTYDLVAVKPLNQIAFDLACERMEVDIISIDFSAKLPFRLKQPMVKAATQRGVCFEVTYSGLFADIQIRRQLISSAKLLMDWTRGQNIVFSSAAPTVNELRGPCDVANLLSLFGLSKERANAAISKNCRILLANSLRKKRFYKETIRVEVLSSDAASHSKEDRYQELLKWDPISSGEGDILLDDMQKSSLVSCKASKPAKAIDFASVVKSLPSHGFEIKDILPANNAFPVCGDNKINFPPVAEKLSQSTHVPNNLTEKSNILVCPEQDENSVPDAITRGQILRCDNIFENNICSGTTDAVNLKETNTPAAIDSISVAEGLPSPGFHDKCNNEKSSDVNLNEQIGRICEALPNEDLKIAEQPVLELNTSISDTSMEDKRETDALELDEMKMEDDSTAAKHLLPDVIMKDKRLSEVSTDSDQFASGGLRVKRRTPQGLPLFPFRRLLNPTPFKKKGKTSKSRTKLK